One stretch of Diabrotica undecimpunctata isolate CICGRU chromosome 5, icDiaUnde3, whole genome shotgun sequence DNA includes these proteins:
- the Faa gene encoding fumarylacetoacetase, translating to MKCFLKYPKYCDFPIENLPYGVFTTTQKPTPRIGVAIADLILDLNEIAHLFTGPELRNHQIVFMENTLNSLMALSPQAWKEARETIQNLLSENNTILQNDVDLRKRAFVSQSEATMHLPARIGDYTDFYSSIHHATNVGIMFRSRENALMPNWKHLPVGYHGRASSVVISGTSIHRPYGQTLVMDGTDPVFGPCKLMDFELEMAFFVGGSNKLGEPIKMENAEDHIFGFVIMNDWSARDIQKWEYVPLGPFLAKNLGTSISPWVVTTLALEPFKTDNFPQDPKPLPYLRHTDKFNFDINLQVDLTPKGGNVSTTVCRSNYKYLYWTPKQQLVHHTITGCNVNPGDLMGSGTISGETSDSFGSMLELSWKGTKPVSLLDGSQRKFLQDGDTVTIKAVCEGHNFNIGFGTCVGTLLPAKNLTW from the exons ATGAAGTGCTTTTTAAAATATCCCAAATATTGTGATTTTCCAATTGAAAATCTTCCATATGGCGTATTTACCACTACCCAAAAA ccTACTCCAAGAATTGGGGTGGCAATAGCTGACCTCATTTTAGATTTAAATGAGATTGCTCATTTGTTTACTGGTCCGGAACTCAGGAATCATCAGATTgtttttatggaa AATACATTAAACAGCTTAATGGCACTAAGTCCACAGGCATGGAAAGAAGCTAGGGAAACCATACAGAACCTTCTCTCTGAAAATAATACTATTTTACAGAATGATGTGGATTTGCGAAAAAG AGCATTTGTTTCACAGTCTGAGGCGACTATGCACTTACCTGCCAGAATTGGGGACTACACCGATTTCTATTCCTCGATTCATCATGCCACTAATGTAGGAATTATGTTTAGAAGCCGAGAAAATGCTTTAATGCCCAATTGGAAACATCTACCAGTTGGTTACCATGGTAGAGCTAGTTCTGTGGTAATTTCTGGTACTTCAATCCATAGGCCTTATGGTCAAACGCTTGTAATGGATG GTACAGATCCCGTGTTTGGTCCTTGCAAATTAATGGACTTCGAATTAGAAATGGCCTTTTTTGTTGGCGGTTCTAACAAATTGGGTGAACCTATAAAAATGGAAAACGCCGAAGATCATATATTTGGTTTCGTAATTATGAACGACTGGAGTG CGAGAGATATCCAAAAATGGGAATATGTTCCCCTTGGGCCCTTCTTAGCTAAAAACTTGGGTACTTCAATTTCCCCATGGGTCGTGACGACGTTGGCTTTGGAACCTTTTAAGACTGACAATTTTCCTCAAGATCCAAAACCGCTGCCATACCTTAGACATACTGacaaatttaattttgatataaaTCTTCAAGTGGACTTAACTc caAAAGGTGGAAATGTATCAACTACCGTGTGTCGttcaaattataaatatttgtaCTGGACTCCTAAACAGCAACTAGTCCATCACACTATAACTGGTTGCAACGTCAATCCCGGTGATTTAATGGGTAGTGGAACAATCAGCGGAGAG ACATCAGATTCATTTGGTTCGATGCTTGAACTAAGTTGGAAAGGTACCAAACCTGTTAGTCTACTAGATGGATCTCAAAGAAAATTCTTACAGGATGGGGACACAGTTACCATAAAAGCAGTATGTGAAGGACATAACTTCAATATTGGCTTTGGCACATGTGTCGGAACACTGTTACCTGCAAAAAATCTTACCTGGTAA